A part of Sulfurimonas sp. HSL-1716 genomic DNA contains:
- the moaA gene encoding GTP 3',8-cyclase MoaA: protein MLKDSYERVVDYIRVSVTERCNFRCQYCMPEKPFSWVPKESLLSFEELFEFLKIAIDEGVKKIRITGGEPLLREDLDKFIKMIYDYKSDIDLAMTTNGYLLKGVAQRLKDAGLKRLNVSIDSLKPEVAQRIAGKDVLANVLAGVEEALKVGLKVKVNMVPMKGVNAQEIVDVLQYCKERGMSIRFIEYMQNSHASADIKGMKSPELLSLLKEHYDFTDEGFDGHSPSHYFKMQDGYRFGIIEPYEDDFCKKCNRIRLTAEGQLIPCLYFDEAMSIKEAIQRKDIKGAALVLKEVVRTKPEKNRWSESDDEVSTRAFYETGG, encoded by the coding sequence TTGTTAAAAGACAGTTATGAGAGAGTAGTGGATTATATCCGGGTATCGGTAACGGAGAGATGTAATTTCAGATGTCAATACTGTATGCCGGAGAAACCTTTTTCCTGGGTTCCAAAAGAGAGCCTGCTTTCATTTGAAGAGCTGTTCGAGTTTTTAAAGATAGCGATCGATGAGGGCGTAAAGAAGATTCGCATAACCGGAGGCGAACCTCTGCTTAGAGAAGACCTGGACAAGTTCATCAAGATGATATACGACTACAAGAGCGATATAGATCTGGCGATGACAACCAACGGGTATCTTTTAAAAGGCGTTGCACAAAGACTTAAAGACGCAGGATTAAAACGCCTCAACGTCTCTATCGATTCTTTAAAACCCGAAGTGGCACAGCGCATAGCAGGAAAAGATGTACTTGCAAACGTACTTGCCGGAGTCGAGGAGGCTTTAAAGGTCGGACTGAAGGTAAAAGTCAATATGGTGCCTATGAAAGGCGTAAACGCTCAGGAGATAGTAGACGTGCTGCAATACTGTAAAGAGCGCGGTATGAGCATACGCTTTATAGAGTATATGCAAAACTCCCATGCTTCAGCAGATATCAAAGGGATGAAAAGCCCCGAGCTTCTTTCACTGCTAAAAGAACATTACGACTTTACGGACGAAGGGTTCGACGGACACTCTCCTTCGCATTACTTCAAGATGCAAGACGGATACAGATTCGGTATCATAGAACCTTATGAGGACGATTTTTGCAAGAAGTGCAACCGTATCCGCCTGACCGCCGAAGGGCAGCTCATACCGTGTCTGTACTTCGATGAGGCAATGAGCATAAAAGAGGCTATTCAGCGCAAAGATATAAAAGGTGCTGCTCTTGTCTTAAAAGAGGTGGTACGTACAAAACCGGAAAAGAACCGCTGGAGCGAATCGGACGATGAAGTCTCCACCCGTGCTTTTTATGAGACCGGCGGCTGA
- a CDS encoding NnrS family protein — protein MKFQTIEEKKENYFLSQPHQPFFMLGVVNAIIMMLVFALDYKGVLSLQIDVLSFHVYSLVFIVFTNVFTGFLFTTFPRFCQTQVIDKSYYTRIFYANVSGSALFLIGSFTDGSVILAGMGILFAAQVFIILKLTAIYKNGQSSDKKDAFWILIAQYSGLLSHLLFILSLLGLQIQNFATNLSFYIYLIFLTFIVAQRMIPFFSHSYEPKSENLLKTVFVLLLLKTLFGSFDYTIAQITTDIVLALYLLREFISWKLPVFTSPAILWVLHLGLFWLPAALFISAIAHIAQLFLNTDFYFIGIHLLSLGFVTTILIGFGTRVTLGHSGQVPHADRFATNIFWFIQVIVLLRALYSLNIAFGWGAEFLFDISFTAWLILFLIWGTRYGRILVFGHKI, from the coding sequence ATGAAATTTCAGACCATAGAAGAAAAAAAAGAAAACTATTTTTTATCTCAGCCGCATCAGCCTTTTTTTATGCTTGGCGTCGTAAACGCGATCATTATGATGCTCGTCTTTGCTCTGGATTATAAAGGAGTTTTATCGCTGCAAATAGACGTGCTCTCTTTTCATGTATATTCACTCGTATTTATAGTTTTTACAAATGTGTTCACGGGATTTTTATTTACGACCTTTCCTAGATTTTGTCAGACGCAGGTCATAGATAAGAGCTATTACACTAGAATATTTTATGCCAACGTAAGCGGTTCGGCTCTCTTTTTAATCGGTTCATTCACTGATGGTTCTGTCATATTGGCCGGTATGGGTATCCTTTTCGCCGCACAGGTTTTTATAATTTTAAAACTGACGGCTATATATAAAAACGGACAATCTTCAGATAAAAAAGATGCTTTTTGGATCTTGATCGCGCAATACTCAGGTCTTTTGTCCCATCTTCTTTTTATACTCTCCCTGCTGGGATTGCAGATTCAGAACTTTGCCACCAACTTGTCTTTTTATATATATCTCATCTTTTTAACTTTTATCGTGGCACAAAGAATGATCCCGTTTTTCTCACATTCGTACGAACCTAAAAGCGAAAACCTTTTAAAAACCGTATTCGTACTTTTACTTTTAAAAACGCTTTTCGGTTCATTTGACTATACCATTGCTCAGATCACAACAGATATCGTACTGGCTTTATATTTATTAAGAGAGTTTATCAGCTGGAAACTTCCGGTGTTTACTTCACCTGCTATTTTATGGGTACTGCATCTCGGACTGTTTTGGCTTCCCGCCGCCCTCTTTATCTCGGCCATCGCTCATATCGCACAGCTGTTTTTAAATACGGATTTTTATTTTATCGGCATCCATCTTTTATCTCTAGGTTTTGTAACAACCATACTCATAGGTTTTGGGACAAGGGTAACCTTGGGGCATTCAGGGCAGGTTCCGCATGCCGACAGATTCGCGACAAACATATTCTGGTTCATTCAGGTGATCGTATTGCTAAGAGCTTTATACAGCCTCAATATCGCTTTTGGATGGGGTGCGGAATTTTTATTTGATATCTCTTTTACCGCTTGGCTTATTTTATTTCTGATCTGGGGAACCAGATACGGCAGGATTTTGGTATTTGGACATAAGATTTAA
- a CDS encoding Crp/Fnr family transcriptional regulator: protein MDKKIYIKDDKMTDLRHFYFFENLSDEQLTTINSFATRTKMLKGSILFYEKEQPKALTLLIDGTLKVYKTDLKNNEIVMHRFTPMAFVAEMAVLEGLPYPASAVFETDGEVIQIDFERFKNEFLNDPDIAFIFFKSLSKKMRYLESVIALNVVLDSTARLAKFIYDTDGEALVKYKHYQLAEHLHMTPETLSRVFKKLLKLNLLEKDVNSYKIKNKEGLQALFD from the coding sequence TTGGACAAAAAAATTTATATCAAAGACGACAAGATGACAGATTTGAGGCATTTTTATTTTTTTGAGAATCTCTCCGACGAACAATTAACAACCATAAACTCTTTTGCTACACGTACAAAAATGTTAAAAGGCTCCATTCTTTTTTATGAAAAAGAGCAGCCAAAAGCATTGACCCTGCTCATAGACGGCACACTAAAAGTATACAAAACGGATCTAAAAAACAACGAGATCGTTATGCATCGTTTTACACCGATGGCTTTTGTCGCGGAAATGGCTGTTCTTGAAGGGCTTCCCTACCCAGCCTCTGCTGTTTTTGAAACAGATGGCGAAGTGATCCAGATCGATTTTGAACGGTTTAAGAACGAATTTTTAAACGATCCCGATATCGCTTTTATCTTTTTTAAATCTCTTTCAAAAAAGATGCGTTATCTGGAATCGGTCATCGCTCTTAATGTCGTACTGGATTCAACGGCTCGACTCGCTAAGTTCATTTACGATACCGACGGAGAAGCACTTGTCAAGTATAAACATTATCAACTGGCCGAACATCTGCATATGACTCCCGAAACACTTTCGAGAGTCTTTAAAAAACTGCTTAAGCTCAACCTCTTGGAAAAAGACGTCAATAGCTATAAAATCAAAAACAAAGAGGGTTTACAAGCCCTTTTTGATTAA
- a CDS encoding c-type cytochrome, whose amino-acid sequence MKKIGISLLTLLALSGTLMADGAAVYKKCAGCHGAKGEKHALGKSKIINTFTKSEIVAAIKGYQDGTYGGAMKGVMKGQVKNMSEADIKAVADLIGK is encoded by the coding sequence ATGAAAAAAATAGGAATTAGTCTTTTGACTTTATTGGCATTATCGGGTACACTTATGGCAGATGGTGCTGCAGTATATAAAAAATGTGCAGGATGCCATGGTGCTAAAGGTGAAAAACATGCACTCGGAAAAAGCAAAATTATAAATACGTTTACAAAAAGTGAAATCGTTGCGGCTATCAAAGGCTATCAAGACGGAACTTACGGCGGAGCTATGAAGGGTGTTATGAAAGGTCAAGTTAAAAATATGTCTGAAGCTGATATAAAAGCTGTTGCGGATCTAATAGGTAAATAA
- a CDS encoding iron-sulfur cluster assembly protein, whose translation MLKEETIYQSIATVIDPEVGFNLVEMGLIYNVEIKESNDVVVTMTLSTQACPLHQLIVQWVKEACEKVEGVKECEINLVWEPAWNITMADDNVKKALGA comes from the coding sequence ATGCTTAAAGAAGAAACTATATATCAGTCTATCGCAACGGTCATCGATCCCGAGGTCGGGTTCAATCTGGTTGAAATGGGCTTGATCTACAACGTAGAGATCAAAGAATCCAACGACGTCGTTGTGACCATGACGCTTTCAACGCAGGCATGCCCGCTTCACCAGTTGATAGTACAATGGGTCAAAGAAGCATGCGAAAAAGTCGAAGGCGTAAAAGAGTGTGAGATCAACCTGGTTTGGGAACCTGCATGGAATATTACGATGGCGGACGATAATGTCAAAAAAGCGCTTGGAGCATAA